In a single window of the Planctomycetota bacterium genome:
- a CDS encoding TIM barrel protein — MATSDKRATAALDAFEIEVPSWGFADTGTRFGKFPQAAAAFTTAEKFEDAGTVHQLTGCCPKVAVHVLWDFDTDAPAPDAAAQASDLAKSHGVQIGSINPNIFQDAIYKTGSFCSHDPAARKAAMDHTLHSILLMQHAGSDALSMWLADGTNYPGQDNLRTRKQRLQDAFAQIHDAMPDGSRLLIEYKPFEPAFYHTDIADWGMADAFCRRAGDKAKVLVDTGHHLPGCNVEHIVAFLLDEGRLGGFHFNDRKYADDDLTIGSIDPYAVFRIFNAIEQHGHDTGSRPDIAYTIDQSHNVKPKLEATVQTVCEAQKQVAKAALVERDELAACQQSGDIVGAELCLKRAFEADVTPVLKAWREARRLPADPLAELRKSSVIADLGARRGLGRGGASGYA; from the coding sequence ATGGCGACGAGCGACAAGCGTGCGACGGCAGCCCTGGATGCCTTTGAGATCGAGGTGCCGTCGTGGGGCTTTGCCGACACCGGCACGCGGTTCGGCAAGTTCCCCCAGGCCGCCGCCGCATTCACGACGGCGGAGAAGTTCGAAGACGCCGGCACGGTCCACCAGCTGACCGGCTGCTGCCCGAAGGTCGCCGTCCACGTCCTGTGGGACTTCGACACGGACGCCCCCGCACCCGACGCCGCGGCGCAAGCCTCGGATCTCGCGAAGTCCCACGGCGTTCAGATCGGCTCGATCAACCCCAACATCTTCCAAGACGCCATCTACAAGACCGGCTCCTTCTGCAGCCACGACCCGGCCGCGCGGAAGGCCGCGATGGACCACACGCTCCACAGCATCTTGCTCATGCAGCACGCCGGCAGCGACGCGCTGTCGATGTGGCTCGCCGACGGCACGAACTACCCCGGCCAGGACAATCTCCGCACGCGCAAGCAACGGCTCCAAGACGCCTTCGCACAGATCCACGATGCCATGCCCGACGGCAGCCGGCTGCTCATCGAGTACAAGCCGTTCGAGCCCGCGTTCTACCACACCGACATCGCCGACTGGGGCATGGCCGACGCGTTCTGCCGTCGTGCGGGCGACAAGGCGAAGGTCCTCGTCGACACCGGCCACCACCTGCCCGGCTGCAACGTCGAGCACATCGTCGCATTCCTCCTCGACGAGGGCCGGCTTGGCGGATTTCACTTCAACGACCGCAAGTACGCTGACGACGACCTGACCATCGGCAGCATCGATCCCTACGCGGTCTTCCGCATCTTCAACGCCATCGAACAGCACGGCCACGACACCGGAAGCCGGCCCGACATCGCGTACACGATCGACCAGAGCCACAACGTTAAGCCCAAGCTCGAGGCCACCGTTCAAACCGTCTGCGAGGCCCAGAAGCAGGTCGCCAAGGCAGCGCTGGTCGAGCGCGACGAACTCGCCGCGTGTCAGCAGTCGGGCGACATCGTCGGGGCCGAACTCTGCCTGAAACGAGCGTTCGAAGCCGACGTCACACCTGTTTTGAAAGCGTGGCGAGAGGCGCGTCGGCTGCCCGCCGATCCGCTGGCGGAGCTGCGCAAGAGCAGTGTCATTGCCGATCTTGGAGCACGTCGCGGCCTGGGACGTGGTGGGGCGTCGGGTTACGCGTGA